A stretch of Sulfurimonas xiamenensis DNA encodes these proteins:
- a CDS encoding methyltransferase domain-containing protein, producing the protein MKVSLEFSKYALEYNKYNIIQNMVIQKLLSHVTKKPKNILDLGCGSGAICKAINWEYQHFTGVDFAPGMLKLHPKSSKIECVYGDFNDDTLFENMLTYIYDFVFSASALQWADDLDRVFCKIKELNAPVALAIFTSNTFKTINETASIDSILRSADEINALQKKYFDAEFEIVNYKLEFESTRDMFKYIKKSGVSGSRKILSYKESKKLLYEYPLNYLEFEVAFIYSCNI; encoded by the coding sequence ATGAAAGTAAGTTTAGAATTTTCCAAATACGCATTAGAATACAACAAATACAATATTATACAAAACATGGTTATTCAAAAACTTTTAAGCCATGTTACTAAAAAACCAAAAAATATTTTAGATTTAGGATGTGGCAGTGGAGCTATTTGCAAAGCTATAAATTGGGAGTATCAACACTTTACCGGAGTAGATTTTGCGCCAGGTATGTTAAAGCTGCATCCAAAATCATCAAAAATAGAGTGTGTATATGGAGATTTTAATGATGATACTCTTTTTGAGAATATGCTTACATATATATATGATTTTGTATTTTCAGCATCAGCCCTGCAATGGGCGGATGATTTAGATAGAGTATTTTGTAAAATTAAAGAGTTAAATGCCCCTGTTGCTCTGGCAATATTTACATCAAATACATTTAAAACAATAAATGAAACAGCGTCAATAGATTCTATTTTAAGAAGTGCCGATGAAATTAATGCGTTGCAGAAAAAGTATTTTGATGCAGAGTTTGAGATTGTAAACTATAAACTTGAGTTTGAATCCACAAGAGATATGTTTAAGTATATAAAAAAAAGCGGTGTAAGCGGATCAAGAAAGATATTAAGCTATAAAGAGAGTAAAAAATTATTATATGAATATCCTCTAAACTATTTAGAGTTTGAAGTAGCTTTTATTTACTCTTGCAATATATAG
- a CDS encoding MOSC domain-containing protein: MSNIYVGKILKLFVSHKGNSKRVRQSALLVDTLGVKGDKFYNKESDRSILIASTDSYDLIKNYQIDMPHGYLGENLLIDYNPYALAIGTRLKVGDAVLEISQNCTICNHLSVLDKRIPKLLKSDRGIFAKTIKSGEINLDDSIYILQE; this comes from the coding sequence ATGTCAAATATTTATGTTGGAAAAATCTTAAAACTTTTTGTTTCCCATAAAGGTAATTCTAAAAGAGTCAGACAGTCTGCTCTTTTAGTGGATACGCTAGGAGTAAAAGGTGATAAATTTTACAATAAAGAGAGTGACCGTTCTATTTTAATAGCATCAACAGATAGTTATGATTTAATAAAAAATTATCAAATTGATATGCCGCATGGATATTTGGGCGAAAATCTTTTAATAGATTACAACCCTTACGCTTTAGCGATCGGAACACGGCTTAAAGTAGGAGATGCCGTATTAGAAATTAGTCAAAACTGTACTATTTGCAATCACCTCTCGGTACTAGACAAACGAATACCCAAACTTTTAAAAAGTGACAGAGGAATTTTTGCCAAAACAATAAAAAGCGGAGAAATTAATCTAGATGATTCTATCTATATATTGCAAGAGTAA
- the secG gene encoding preprotein translocase subunit SecG, producing the protein MTTSFLLIVQIILVIMLVIAVLLQKSSSIGLGAYSGSNDSVFGAKGPGSFLAKTTFTIGFLFVVNTITLGYMYSSTANESVVDNLVQPTDIKAPLAPNSTPKDNETSPSK; encoded by the coding sequence ATGACAACCAGCTTTCTACTTATTGTTCAAATAATTTTAGTCATAATGTTAGTAATAGCAGTATTACTGCAAAAAAGCTCAAGTATTGGTCTTGGCGCGTACAGTGGATCAAATGATTCTGTTTTCGGAGCAAAAGGTCCGGGCAGTTTTCTAGCAAAGACAACCTTTACTATTGGTTTTTTATTTGTTGTAAATACAATTACTTTAGGTTATATGTACTCATCAACAGCAAATGAATCTGTTGTAGACAACTTAGTTCAACCAACAGATATTAAAGCTCCGTTAGCTCCTAATTCAACACCAAAAGATAACGAAACTTCACCTTCTAAATAG
- a CDS encoding c-type cytochrome, with product MIKLNNKLIILGVSVAASSALFFTGCFASNTSAGTSSAKVESAASGIYNPTKNALDGGVTYKRENGMYTAYAVNEQATTGVNFGRAPTPNELKAWDADIMPDGTGLPIGSGTVEEGEVLYDRDCVSCHGEFGAGGKGYPTLTGGSMDSLTNQRTCPGKDAPKRTIGTYWPQASTLIWYIRDAMPYANPKSYTPDEMYAMAAYLLAENGIQIDGEDIEELNQDNFTKIVMPNRDGFYPNIDGPDGVENVKAFYQDPKNFGAVGSRCMTNCGKEPIKRIGNEITNVEPPYSTLRDLPKVDSNAGAAVSEAEMLYEKSCLVCHKTDNMGAPPVGDKNAWAKVMEQGIDRVNHNALNGIGAMPPKGGAMNLSDDQVKDIVNFMIESSK from the coding sequence ATGATAAAATTAAACAATAAACTAATTATTCTTGGTGTTTCCGTAGCTGCAAGCAGCGCGCTGTTTTTTACTGGCTGTTTTGCTTCTAATACTTCTGCAGGTACATCATCTGCGAAGGTAGAATCGGCTGCTAGCGGTATATACAACCCTACTAAAAATGCTTTAGATGGTGGTGTTACATATAAAAGAGAAAACGGCATGTATACTGCATATGCTGTTAATGAACAAGCGACAACGGGTGTAAACTTCGGTAGAGCTCCAACTCCAAATGAGTTAAAAGCTTGGGATGCAGATATTATGCCTGATGGTACAGGATTGCCGATAGGTTCCGGTACAGTAGAAGAGGGCGAAGTTCTCTATGACAGAGATTGTGTAAGCTGTCATGGTGAATTTGGTGCAGGAGGCAAAGGCTATCCGACACTAACAGGCGGTTCAATGGATTCGCTTACAAATCAAAGAACTTGTCCGGGCAAAGATGCTCCAAAAAGAACTATAGGTACATATTGGCCACAAGCAAGTACGCTTATTTGGTATATCCGAGATGCTATGCCGTATGCAAACCCAAAAAGTTATACACCAGATGAGATGTATGCTATGGCAGCTTATTTGCTGGCAGAAAATGGTATTCAAATAGATGGCGAAGATATCGAAGAGTTAAATCAAGATAACTTTACAAAGATTGTAATGCCTAATCGTGATGGTTTTTATCCAAATATTGATGGACCGGATGGTGTTGAAAATGTAAAAGCATTTTATCAAGATCCGAAAAACTTTGGTGCAGTAGGCAGTCGTTGTATGACCAACTGTGGTAAAGAACCTATAAAAAGAATAGGAAATGAAATTACAAATGTTGAACCTCCGTATTCAACTCTAAGAGATCTACCTAAAGTAGATTCAAATGCAGGTGCAGCAGTTTCTGAAGCTGAAATGCTATATGAAAAGTCTTGTTTGGTTTGTCATAAAACTGATAACATGGGAGCTCCGCCGGTTGGGGATAAAAATGCTTGGGCTAAAGTAATGGAACAAGGCATAGATAGAGTAAATCATAATGCTTTAAATGGTATTGGCGCTATGCCTCCAAAAGGCGGTGCTATGAACTTAAGTGACGATCAGGTTAAAGATATCGTTAACTTTATGATAGAGTCAAGTAAATAA
- a CDS encoding spermidine synthase produces the protein MRDFIYAEMMVHVPVCTSKEAEDILIISDNAEKLSAEAARHSEANLKVINCSLNEISALDNKSYDVIISEMPSDEIFFSQVNRVLKDDGQFVTTHPSLDDVESNKKLMIILAKYFKIIMPYNIGDSSTVLFCSKEYHPTADINLQRADMIDGLNYYNSDIHYAAFAMGNYIRKEYLGFIKN, from the coding sequence ATGAGAGATTTTATATATGCGGAGATGATGGTACATGTGCCTGTTTGTACCTCTAAAGAAGCAGAGGATATTTTAATTATAAGTGATAATGCAGAGAAGTTGTCTGCTGAAGCAGCAAGACACAGTGAAGCTAATTTAAAAGTGATCAACTGTTCACTTAATGAAATAAGTGCTTTAGACAATAAGAGTTACGATGTAATAATATCTGAAATGCCTAGTGACGAAATATTTTTTTCTCAAGTAAACCGAGTTTTAAAAGATGATGGACAATTCGTAACTACTCATCCATCTCTGGATGATGTTGAATCAAATAAAAAATTAATGATTATCCTAGCAAAATATTTTAAAATAATTATGCCATATAATATAGGAGATAGTTCAACTGTGCTCTTTTGTTCGAAAGAGTATCATCCGACTGCAGATATAAATCTTCAAAGAGCAGATATGATTGACGGATTGAATTATTACAATAGTGATATTCACTATGCTGCTTTTGCGATGGGTAACTATATTCGCAAAGAGTATTTAGGGTTTATTAAAAACTAA
- a CDS encoding YgaP family membrane protein: MNYDKIRKNCRVIRIIVGLTLIAVGLFTGNAWFYLGVIPLIAGIVNFCPLCIITKKCSIK, from the coding sequence ATGAATTATGACAAAATAAGAAAAAATTGTAGAGTTATCAGAATAATAGTCGGTTTAACTCTAATAGCAGTAGGTTTATTTACGGGTAACGCTTGGTTTTATTTAGGAGTTATTCCCCTTATTGCAGGAATTGTAAATTTCTGCCCGCTTTGCATTATTACTAAAAAATGCTCTATTAAATAA
- the frr gene encoding ribosome recycling factor — MLNEIFDTCESEMRASVNHMLKDFKTLRTGKVTTSVLDNVRIDYYGTMTSLDQVGSILVADATTIVINPWEKNLLPAIESAISKANVGANPNNDGDQIKLYFPAMTVEQRQESVKQMKSMGETAKIAIRNDRKHANDKIKKLEKDKEITIDESKSAQENIQKLTDKFIAEVDNILKTKEAEILKV, encoded by the coding sequence ATGCTAAATGAAATATTCGATACATGCGAATCAGAGATGCGAGCAAGCGTAAACCATATGCTAAAAGATTTTAAAACACTTAGAACAGGTAAAGTAACTACATCTGTTTTAGACAATGTTAGAATTGATTACTATGGTACCATGACTTCACTTGATCAGGTAGGTTCTATTTTAGTTGCAGATGCAACTACAATAGTTATCAATCCATGGGAAAAAAATCTTCTTCCTGCAATTGAAAGTGCTATATCAAAAGCAAATGTAGGCGCAAATCCAAATAATGATGGGGATCAGATCAAACTATATTTTCCTGCAATGACAGTTGAGCAGAGACAAGAGTCTGTAAAACAGATGAAGAGCATGGGTGAGACTGCAAAAATTGCTATAAGAAACGACAGAAAACATGCAAATGACAAAATAAAAAAGCTTGAAAAAGATAAAGAGATTACAATCGATGAGTCAAAATCTGCACAAGAAAACATACAAAAACTTACAGATAAATTTATTGCAGAAGTCGATAACATTCTTAAAACAAAAGAAGCAGAGATACTAAAGGTTTAA
- the soxC gene encoding sulfite dehydrogenase → MSKISENNLETTTDKAKKSSRRDFFKRTAAYSVGAIAATNILAPAKLLADDENIVHHVEWGTTLGDELNKHPYGIPSAYEHNVVRRTSALLSSAGDMHAAVSMTPLHELEGIITPNGLHFTRTHNGVAHVDPNKFRLMIHGLVEKPIVLTLDELKKYPSESRLLFLECPANGAAEWKGPQFNSLQFVKGMMSNAEWTGVRLKTILDEIGLKPTAKWMLAEGSDGSEMSRTVPVEKVLDDAMIVWAQNGEALRPEQGYPVRLMLPGWEANLCVKWLKRLEFGAEPWYCKEETSKYTVLMPSGKAIQHFYPLEVNSIITTPCPEKPWSDLKKGDLVEVEGIAWSGHGTIKAVDISFDGGDNYVEASLKGLVLPKSWTRFSYMYRYEGKPLLLQSRAMDDAGFVQPSISQEKAIMGLEGVYHRNSICTWEVRQDGSVHNVQVRTDNCPS, encoded by the coding sequence ATGAGTAAAATTTCTGAAAATAATTTAGAAACTACTACAGACAAAGCAAAAAAATCGAGTAGAAGAGATTTCTTCAAAAGAACTGCTGCTTATTCTGTAGGTGCGATAGCTGCTACTAATATTTTAGCACCGGCTAAGCTTTTAGCTGATGATGAAAATATAGTTCACCATGTTGAGTGGGGTACAACATTAGGCGATGAGCTTAACAAGCATCCTTATGGGATACCATCGGCGTACGAACATAATGTTGTAAGAAGAACTTCGGCTCTTCTCTCTTCTGCTGGTGATATGCATGCTGCAGTTTCAATGACGCCGCTACATGAGCTAGAGGGGATTATTACACCAAATGGTTTGCATTTTACAAGAACACACAATGGTGTTGCTCATGTAGATCCAAATAAGTTTAGACTTATGATTCATGGATTAGTTGAAAAACCAATTGTTTTAACTTTAGATGAGTTAAAGAAGTATCCATCTGAGAGCAGACTTCTGTTTTTGGAGTGTCCTGCAAATGGTGCGGCAGAATGGAAAGGTCCTCAGTTTAACTCTTTACAATTTGTAAAAGGTATGATGAGTAATGCTGAATGGACTGGTGTTCGTCTTAAAACTATTCTTGATGAAATTGGTCTTAAGCCGACTGCAAAATGGATGTTGGCAGAAGGTTCTGACGGCTCAGAGATGAGCAGAACTGTTCCTGTTGAGAAAGTTTTAGATGATGCAATGATTGTTTGGGCTCAAAACGGTGAAGCGCTTAGACCTGAGCAGGGGTATCCTGTTCGTTTAATGTTGCCGGGTTGGGAAGCTAATTTATGTGTTAAATGGCTTAAGCGTTTAGAATTTGGTGCAGAGCCTTGGTATTGTAAAGAAGAGACTTCTAAGTATACTGTGTTAATGCCGAGTGGTAAAGCTATACAGCATTTCTACCCGTTAGAAGTTAACTCTATTATCACAACTCCTTGTCCTGAAAAACCATGGTCAGATCTTAAAAAAGGCGACTTGGTAGAAGTTGAAGGTATTGCGTGGAGTGGTCATGGAACTATTAAAGCTGTTGATATATCATTTGACGGTGGAGATAACTATGTTGAAGCAAGTCTAAAAGGGTTAGTTCTTCCTAAATCATGGACAAGATTCTCATATATGTACAGGTATGAAGGCAAACCGTTGCTTTTACAATCGCGGGCAATGGATGATGCTGGATTCGTTCAGCCATCAATTTCGCAAGAAAAAGCTATTATGGGATTAGAAGGTGTTTATCATAGAAACTCAATTTGTACTTGGGAAGTTAGACAAGATGGTTCAGTTCATAATGTTCAAGTTAGAACAGATAACTGTCCAAGTTAG
- a CDS encoding MBL fold metallo-hydrolase, with protein sequence MLNKMIKPLLTAAVALIPLTAVCSEHNHKSVPDFDYNLKPKQVSENVWCFFGALEIPTKENGGNMVNTCYIKGDNSYVLWDTGPSYVYAKQAYEAVSKIAGKLPVKHVILSHEHDDHWLGNNYYKEVHGAEIVGPESINLNYEVGHEESRMFKTLSENAIRGTKIIHVDKWYKKVIKFKIAGLNFEYVPVGMGHSVEDYFLYMPDNKLILAGDLVMNGRITSNRDGSVMGQLRALEMINSKEWTKLVPGHGFIIDKTATDEAVQYFTLTRDRVQAAMDEGVDSTEIVEAVPLEEFKDKALYDLLHASNISRAFMEFDMGLD encoded by the coding sequence ATGTTAAATAAAATGATAAAACCGTTATTAACGGCTGCTGTAGCGTTAATACCATTAACAGCTGTATGTTCTGAACACAATCATAAATCAGTGCCTGATTTTGATTATAATTTAAAACCGAAGCAAGTAAGTGAAAATGTATGGTGTTTTTTTGGAGCACTTGAGATACCGACAAAAGAAAATGGCGGAAACATGGTAAATACTTGTTATATTAAAGGTGATAACAGTTATGTTTTATGGGATACAGGTCCGTCATATGTGTATGCAAAACAAGCTTACGAAGCAGTAAGTAAAATTGCGGGAAAACTTCCTGTAAAACATGTTATTTTAAGTCATGAACATGATGACCACTGGCTAGGAAATAACTATTATAAAGAAGTACATGGTGCTGAGATTGTTGGTCCTGAATCTATCAATTTAAATTATGAAGTTGGACATGAAGAGTCTAGAATGTTTAAAACACTCTCTGAAAATGCTATAAGAGGTACAAAAATCATTCATGTTGATAAGTGGTATAAAAAGGTAATTAAGTTTAAAATTGCCGGTTTAAATTTTGAATATGTTCCTGTTGGAATGGGACACTCTGTTGAAGATTATTTTTTATATATGCCGGATAATAAACTGATTTTAGCTGGTGATTTAGTTATGAATGGAAGAATTACATCAAACAGAGACGGATCTGTAATGGGTCAGCTTAGAGCATTAGAGATGATCAATTCTAAAGAGTGGACAAAACTGGTGCCGGGACATGGATTTATTATAGACAAAACAGCTACGGATGAAGCAGTACAATATTTTACTCTTACAAGAGATAGAGTTCAGGCTGCAATGGATGAAGGTGTTGATAGCACAGAGATAGTTGAAGCGGTACCGTTAGAAGAGTTTAAAGATAAAGCTTTGTATGATTTATTACATGCTAGCAATATATCTAGAGCATTTATGGAATTTGACATGGGGCTGGATTAA
- a CDS encoding thiosulfate oxidation carrier protein SoxY — protein MQRRKFLSLGVTAAAVASVLPVSLSATDFRTTAPKAWEAAGSREAIEALFGLAPLIEGKIELKAPKLAENGGAVPIVIKSDVELTTIALFQDANPRSAVAVFEVGENGVADMMTKIKMRKTAEVTVVGKGKDGKLYSAVQKVEVSIGGCGG, from the coding sequence ATGCAAAGAAGAAAATTTTTAAGTTTAGGTGTTACAGCGGCTGCTGTTGCATCAGTATTACCAGTTAGTTTAAGTGCTACAGATTTTAGAACAACTGCTCCAAAGGCATGGGAAGCTGCTGGAAGTAGAGAAGCTATTGAAGCATTATTTGGTTTAGCACCTTTAATTGAAGGAAAAATTGAATTAAAAGCTCCAAAATTGGCTGAAAATGGCGGTGCAGTGCCAATTGTTATTAAATCAGATGTAGAACTTACAACAATTGCTCTATTCCAAGATGCAAATCCAAGAAGTGCAGTTGCAGTATTTGAAGTTGGAGAAAATGGTGTTGCTGATATGATGACTAAAATAAAAATGAGAAAAACTGCTGAGGTAACTGTTGTTGGAAAAGGCAAAGACGGCAAATTGTATTCAGCTGTACAAAAAGTAGAGGTTTCTATCGGTGGTTGTGGAGGTTGA
- a CDS encoding thiamine-phosphate pyrophosphorylase translates to MKNNKLSPELYRVIDANLNRLKEGIRVVEDILRYRDNNKELSYKLKRLRHKAKIKETLELLKERDSTNDVLRSTVKSELNRDNISAIIIANFKRAQESARVLEELYKLHSVEYSENFKYIRYELYSIEKDVLIQ, encoded by the coding sequence ATGAAGAATAATAAGCTCTCACCCGAACTTTATCGGGTGATTGATGCTAACTTAAACCGCCTCAAAGAAGGTATACGAGTTGTTGAAGATATACTAAGATATCGAGACAACAATAAAGAGCTCTCTTACAAACTAAAACGATTAAGACACAAAGCAAAAATCAAAGAGACCTTAGAACTGCTTAAAGAACGAGACAGTACAAATGATGTACTTCGCTCAACTGTTAAGAGTGAATTAAATCGCGACAATATATCAGCTATTATTATTGCTAATTTTAAAAGAGCGCAAGAATCTGCAAGAGTACTTGAAGAATTATATAAACTTCACAGTGTCGAATATAGTGAAAATTTTAAATATATAAGATATGAATTGTATAGTATTGAAAAAGATGTTTTAATTCAATAA
- the soxZ gene encoding thiosulfate oxidation carrier complex protein SoxZ, translating into MKLKAKEKKGIVEVKLLLDSPMVGKEEAEIKKIGVDFLTHVTAKVNGNVVWEASTGPFLSKNPYFKFAYKGAKGDEVVIETVDNKGETKSDTVKVK; encoded by the coding sequence ATGAAATTAAAAGCGAAAGAAAAAAAAGGTATTGTTGAAGTTAAATTGCTGCTTGATAGTCCAATGGTTGGAAAAGAAGAGGCAGAGATTAAAAAAATAGGTGTTGATTTCCTTACTCATGTAACAGCTAAAGTAAATGGAAATGTAGTTTGGGAAGCATCAACTGGTCCATTTTTGTCAAAAAATCCTTATTTCAAATTTGCATATAAAGGTGCAAAAGGTGATGAGGTTGTTATAGAAACTGTTGACAATAAAGGTGAAACCAAAAGCGATACTGTTAAAGTTAAATAA
- the pyrE gene encoding orotate phosphoribosyltransferase, producing MDIKKIYMDSDALLEGHFKLSSGNHSQFYLQSAKVLENPKTAKLLADELAHEIKKSGLKIDTVCAPALGGLIAGFALATALDVRSIFAERVDGKMSIRRGFEIKKGERVLMCEDIITTGGSAMEAAEVVKSLGGEIVGVAALANRGFCKRQNSDITTKPNCKLPQDIPFFALEDFTFEMYSPDECPMCKAGSEAIKPGSRGN from the coding sequence ATGGATATTAAAAAAATATATATGGATTCAGATGCTCTTTTAGAGGGGCATTTTAAACTAAGCAGCGGCAACCACTCACAGTTTTACCTCCAGTCTGCAAAAGTTTTAGAGAATCCAAAAACTGCAAAACTTCTTGCAGATGAACTGGCTCATGAGATCAAAAAAAGCGGTTTGAAGATAGATACAGTCTGTGCCCCCGCTCTTGGCGGTCTTATTGCAGGTTTTGCACTTGCAACTGCACTTGATGTCCGCTCTATCTTTGCCGAGAGAGTGGATGGCAAGATGAGCATTCGCCGCGGCTTTGAGATAAAAAAAGGCGAAAGAGTTTTGATGTGTGAAGATATTATCACTACAGGCGGTTCTGCTATGGAAGCTGCAGAAGTTGTAAAAAGCCTTGGCGGAGAGATTGTAGGTGTTGCCGCACTTGCTAACCGCGGTTTTTGTAAGCGCCAAAACAGCGATATCACAACAAAGCCAAACTGTAAACTCCCTCAAGACATTCCGTTTTTTGCGCTGGAGGATTTTACATTTGAGATGTATTCTCCTGATGAGTGCCCTATGTGCAAAGCCGGAAGCGAAGCTATAAAGCCCGGCTCAAGAGGAAATTAA
- the purM gene encoding phosphoribosylformylglycinamidine cyclo-ligase yields MSQMSYKDAGVDIDAGNSFVENIKPLVKSTKIPGVLGGIGSFAGAFELPSGFKEPVMLAATDGVGTKLKLAIDSGIHNTVGIDLVAMCANDLICNFGTPSFFLDYYATGKLDVATATNVVAGIAEGCRRSECALIGGETAEMPGMYSHDDYDLAGFAVGVAEKSEMDRVSLVKAGHKLIALPSSGLHSNGFSLARKVLFEKMNLNFNDDFDGKPLIETLLEPTKIYVKTFKELKNKIVALAHITGGGIVENLPRVLPENLRAEIRKDDIRVLPIFELMSQYVDTDEMYRAFNMGIGMILVVKEEDVDTVLAKCDGYLIGEIKEGKREAKLI; encoded by the coding sequence ATGAGCCAAATGAGCTATAAAGATGCCGGTGTTGACATAGATGCCGGCAATAGTTTTGTAGAAAATATCAAACCCTTAGTAAAATCAACAAAAATTCCAGGTGTTCTTGGTGGAATTGGCTCTTTTGCAGGAGCATTTGAACTTCCTAGCGGCTTCAAAGAGCCGGTAATGCTTGCAGCAACTGACGGAGTTGGAACAAAACTAAAACTTGCTATTGACTCAGGTATACATAACACTGTCGGAATTGATTTAGTTGCCATGTGCGCAAACGATCTTATCTGCAATTTCGGTACTCCCTCTTTCTTTTTAGATTACTACGCAACAGGAAAACTTGATGTAGCTACTGCAACAAATGTTGTTGCCGGAATTGCTGAGGGATGTAGAAGAAGTGAGTGTGCGTTAATTGGTGGAGAAACAGCAGAAATGCCGGGTATGTACTCTCATGATGATTATGATTTAGCAGGTTTTGCAGTAGGTGTTGCAGAAAAAAGTGAAATGGATAGAGTTTCTCTTGTAAAAGCAGGACATAAGTTGATAGCACTTCCAAGTTCAGGTTTGCATTCAAACGGATTTTCTTTAGCAAGAAAAGTTCTTTTTGAAAAAATGAATCTAAATTTTAATGATGATTTTGATGGAAAACCACTTATCGAAACCCTCCTAGAACCTACAAAAATATATGTAAAAACATTTAAAGAGCTAAAAAATAAAATTGTTGCTCTTGCCCATATAACCGGGGGAGGAATAGTTGAGAACTTGCCTCGTGTATTACCGGAAAATTTAAGAGCTGAAATAAGAAAAGATGACATAAGAGTTTTACCAATTTTTGAACTAATGTCACAATATGTAGATACAGATGAAATGTATAGAGCATTTAATATGGGTATCGGTATGATTTTGGTTGTCAAAGAAGAAGATGTTGATACTGTTCTTGCTAAATGTGACGGTTATTTAATTGGTGAAATTAAAGAAGGAAAAAGAGAAGCTAAATTAATATAA
- a CDS encoding Bax inhibitor-1/YccA family protein: protein MGLYDRDYARGNASAYSTNHARSDAQIVSFVKETYKLFAASMMAGAVGAYVGVPMAGTIAANFFPLLILEIGLLIGLHFVKHKPGINLAVMFGFVFMTGLMLAPLLSHTLGMSGGGTIVGNAFAMTSLVFGAMSFYAIKTTKDFSGYGKPLMIALVVIIAFSIINIFLGNPLMAIAISGAVVLLFSILVVYDTQNIIKGAYETPIDGAIALYLDFLNIFTSLLHLFGIFGNEE, encoded by the coding sequence ATGGGACTTTATGATCGTGATTATGCAAGAGGAAATGCATCTGCATATAGCACTAATCATGCTAGAAGTGATGCACAAATTGTATCTTTTGTAAAAGAGACTTACAAACTTTTTGCTGCTTCAATGATGGCTGGTGCCGTTGGTGCTTATGTTGGTGTGCCTATGGCTGGAACTATTGCAGCTAATTTTTTCCCTCTACTAATTTTGGAGATTGGGCTTTTAATTGGGCTGCACTTTGTAAAACATAAACCTGGAATAAATTTAGCTGTAATGTTTGGCTTTGTATTTATGACAGGTTTAATGTTAGCGCCTTTGCTTTCACATACGCTTGGTATGAGCGGTGGTGGAACAATTGTAGGAAATGCTTTTGCAATGACATCTCTTGTATTTGGTGCTATGAGTTTTTATGCCATTAAAACAACTAAAGATTTTTCAGGGTATGGAAAACCATTAATGATAGCACTTGTTGTTATTATTGCATTTTCTATTATAAATATCTTTTTGGGGAATCCATTGATGGCTATAGCTATCTCGGGAGCTGTTGTTTTACTATTTAGTATATTAGTGGTATATGACACTCAAAATATTATTAAAGGAGCATATGAAACTCCGATCGATGGAGCAATTGCACTTTATCTTGATTTTTTAAACATATTCACATCTCTTTTACACCTATTTGGTATATTTGGAAATGAAGAATAA